The sequence GGCGTAGGTGAGCAGAAACAGTCGATTCGCTGATTTGGAGTTGGTTAGCAACTTTTTTATTAGATGAACCTAAACCAACCAGAGCAGCAATTTGCAACTCTCGTCCTGTTAAAATACTAATTAGGCTAGGATCTATAACCTCTGGTGTGTTCTGAGTTTTTACAATTGCATAGTGATTTCCATCAGCTTCAAAATGCCCAACTACAGCAAATGGAATAGTGTCAATAATAACCTCAGAAGTAAATTGTTGACTATTTTCTATAGGTGATTCGACTGCAATAATAAGAAAACTAGAGTTTTTTATGAAAAACTTACTAATGACATAGGAATCTAAAAGTAAGTTTCCAGCAAAAATACTAGAAGTTTGATCAACAGCCTGTACTTGCATAATTTTCTTAACTCTAAATTTAGGTATTAAGGGCTTGAGGCTGATATGTACCTAATAGGCTAAATGGTCTATAGACGAGAAGATATGCAGAAACTTTTTTGATCAGGAACTTAATTTTTTGGAATTTAGATAACGTATGAAGAAAACCCCTTTAAAGCTTTTCTAAACCCCGATGTTTTTATGATTTATGCCTATTCCTGTTATCTTTAGGTTAATACAGCGCACTTTTGGCTCTTATGCACAGTCATAATAGGTGTACAGAAAAATCCAAAGGCGTGATCTAAAAACATAAAAACTAGGGGAAAACAAATGTATTAATAATCAGTTCGCGTAAAAATAACGCTGCATAGCTGCTTCAACATTTCCCGTGATAAGTAAGAATACTGATACTATACACTAGGTGCTAACAGCTTGATCAAGCTAAAAAATGATGTAATTAAAATTTAAGATTTCGGATTCAATAATTCAACATTTATAGATATCAATTAAGTAACATCACGTGATATAAATTATACTAAATACCAAAATCCTCTAGCGCCTATCCAAGGCTTATTTTGTAATTTTGGGCTGTCTGCCCTATCATCAGCTAAGTCAGATGGACTGAATAGTAGCTTTTGGGATAACACATTAGCTTTTGGAGATTCTGGCACGAACAGATGCAAAACTGTTAAGTGTAATCCTGCCCAAAGAAATTTGATAGTAGCAGTAGAAATCAGTAATTGTCGCAAATAATCTCGCTCTACTGAGACAAAAGAATCTCTAGGTGTGAGAACTTGACAAGAAATGCCCCAAAATTGTAGAGCTTTGCAAATTTCTGGAGGAAGATTTTTTTCAAAATCTGCTTCTTGCTGATAAGTCAGAATGAAAGCAGAACCTAAACTTGCAGCCAGTGCTATGGTATCGCGGAAGGCAAGAGGTAAAATATAGTCTATAGTTTGAGATTCGTCGA comes from Nostoc punctiforme PCC 73102 and encodes:
- a CDS encoding response regulator transcription factor, whose protein sequence is MQVQAVDQTSSIFAGNLLLDSYVISKFFIKNSSFLIIAVESPIENSQQFTSEVIIDTIPFAVVGHFEADGNHYAIVKTQNTPEVIDPSLISILTGRELQIAALVGLGSSNKKVANQLQISESTVSAHLRRIFIKLKVNSRSAMVYHCSSLINRLHQLRKIQEQTSASSQSGNVAQSAMNDQTLDPDIAEIDRLLCSALATSGITS